In Candidatus Desulfatibia profunda, the following proteins share a genomic window:
- a CDS encoding M48 family metallopeptidase, translated as MDLDYTIIRSPRRRKLTITVERDRSVVVHAPESTSEEKIHQVVEAKRQWIYDKMHHPQKYRDLPHPPGKELVNGESALYLGRHYRIEVVKTGLSEIRFNQRFYIPAAHAGKRREVLREWYIQRAEVKIIPRAKHHARELGVTYSKVKIVDNLYRWGSCTMNNNVNFNWRLIKAPMFVIDYAIVHELAHLIEANHTPRFWNIIRAQAPTMEKAKAWLKENGQLLEQAI; from the coding sequence ATGGATCTTGATTACACCATCATAAGGTCGCCCAGGCGCCGCAAACTGACCATTACCGTCGAGCGGGACCGTTCCGTGGTCGTGCATGCACCGGAATCGACATCGGAGGAAAAAATCCATCAGGTGGTAGAGGCAAAGCGCCAATGGATTTACGATAAAATGCATCACCCCCAGAAGTACCGGGATTTGCCCCATCCCCCGGGAAAAGAACTCGTCAACGGTGAATCCGCCCTTTATCTTGGACGGCACTACCGCATCGAAGTGGTCAAAACGGGGCTATCCGAAATTCGATTCAACCAGCGCTTTTATATCCCTGCCGCCCATGCCGGAAAACGCCGGGAAGTCTTGCGGGAATGGTATATACAACGGGCCGAGGTCAAGATCATTCCACGGGCGAAACATCACGCCCGCGAGCTCGGGGTGACTTATTCAAAAGTCAAAATAGTCGACAACCTTTATCGCTGGGGTTCATGCACCATGAACAACAATGTCAATTTCAACTGGCGCCTGATCAAGGCCCCCATGTTTGTCATCGACTATGCCATTGTTCATGAACTGGCCCACCTCATCGAGGCCAACCACACCCCCAGATTCTGGAACATCATCCGCGCCCAGGCCCCGACCATGGAAAAGGCAAAGGCCTGGCTGAAAGAAAATGGACAGTTGCTGGAACAGGCCATATGA